A window of the Synechococcus sp. JA-3-3Ab genome harbors these coding sequences:
- a CDS encoding metallophosphoesterase family protein, with protein sequence MATSTCTFLHLADVHLGYDRYNSPERSKDFFLAFRDVVRRHAIQNPVDFVLIAGDLFEHRQIQPGVLNQAQIVLRELKQAGIPVLAIEGNHDSRPYGVKTSWLRYLADHGDLILLEPEAGEEGLELRPWSGGRGGYLDLPCGVRVIGSQWYGSAAPKSIEQLAAAIRRLPPGPERVVLMFHHGLEGQIARYQGALRYRDLLPLREAGVGYLALGHIHKSYTEEGWIFNPGSLEANSTAEWDFPRGAYRVRWGEGPPQAELVQDYYRRPHRRISLEAKGRETPEEIAAAAIALAKGSDLPEGGPAPMVEFRLAGQVGFAKHELDSRALQQQIQQLTGALLVLFRFEATTLEIGSAALSLEEEGRRLQIEEKIYRDLLSSHAHYRKRSEELARLLLDLKEKILDEQGEAEVYAHLSGAFLGEED encoded by the coding sequence ATGGCCACTTCCACCTGCACCTTTTTGCACCTGGCCGATGTGCATCTGGGCTACGACCGCTACAACAGCCCGGAGCGGAGCAAAGATTTCTTTTTGGCCTTTCGGGATGTGGTGCGCCGCCATGCCATCCAGAACCCGGTGGATTTTGTCCTCATTGCCGGGGATCTGTTTGAGCACCGGCAAATTCAGCCCGGTGTCCTCAACCAAGCCCAGATTGTCTTGCGGGAGCTGAAGCAGGCCGGGATCCCCGTCTTGGCCATTGAGGGCAACCACGACAGCCGCCCCTACGGTGTCAAGACCAGTTGGCTGCGCTACCTGGCCGATCACGGCGACCTGATCCTGCTGGAGCCGGAAGCAGGCGAGGAGGGTTTAGAGCTGCGCCCCTGGTCAGGTGGGCGGGGGGGCTATCTGGATCTGCCCTGTGGGGTGCGGGTGATCGGATCCCAGTGGTATGGGTCGGCGGCCCCCAAGTCGATTGAGCAGTTGGCGGCGGCCATTCGCCGGTTGCCCCCTGGCCCTGAGCGGGTGGTGCTCATGTTCCACCACGGCCTGGAAGGCCAAATTGCTCGCTACCAGGGCGCCTTGCGCTACCGGGATCTGCTGCCTTTGCGGGAGGCAGGGGTGGGCTATTTAGCCTTGGGACATATCCACAAAAGCTATACAGAAGAAGGCTGGATCTTCAATCCGGGATCCCTGGAGGCTAACAGTACTGCCGAGTGGGACTTTCCGCGGGGAGCCTACCGCGTCCGCTGGGGAGAGGGCCCGCCTCAGGCTGAGCTGGTGCAGGACTACTACCGGCGGCCTCACCGACGGATCTCTCTTGAGGCCAAGGGCCGGGAAACGCCCGAAGAGATTGCTGCAGCCGCAATTGCCTTGGCCAAGGGATCCGACCTTCCCGAAGGTGGGCCAGCGCCAATGGTGGAGTTTCGGCTGGCGGGGCAGGTGGGCTTTGCCAAGCACGAGTTGGATAGCCGCGCCCTGCAGCAGCAGATTCAGCAGCTTACCGGTGCCCTGCTGGTTCTCTTCCGCTTCGAAGCCACTACTTTGGAGATCGGGTCGGCTGCTCTTTCCCTCGAAGAAGAAGGGCGCAGGCTGCAAATTGAAGAGAAAATCTACAGGGATCTGCTGAGCAGCCATGCCCACTACCGCAAGCGCAGCGAAGAGCTGGCACGGTTACTCTTAGATCTCAAAGAGAAAATCTTAGATGAGCAAGGCGAAGCGGAAGTGTACGCTCACCTGAGCGGCGCCTTTCTGGGGGAAGAAGACTGA